Below is a genomic region from Acidobacteriota bacterium.
GTCGCCAGCATCCCCATGTAATCGCCGCTGACCCGGTCCATGCCGGCCGCGCTGACCGAGATCCCCCGGACTATGTTCCCCCCTCCCACGGTTGCGGCGACCTCGACGCCGATGGCGTGAAGCTCCGCGATCTCCTCCGCGATCCTGGAAGCCATGGCGGGATCGACCCCGAAGCCCTGGGACCCCATGAGCGCTTCCCCGCTGAGCTTGAGCAGAACCCTCCCGAATTTTGGTTTGTCTCCCGGAACCTTCGCTCCCATTGGCCCTCCCGCCCGGTGATGCCCGTTGTCGTCTGGATGCGGCCCCGACCCGGCACATGGCGGGGGGACGACCGGAAACCTCCGGCCGCCGGCGGCGCGCAGAGTGATTTTACGCTAATTGGGACTGGAGAAGGAGGCTATTTTGGCCAAATCGCCATCCGCCGGACGGCGCTGCCGCCGCCGTGCGCCCGGGGCCCGGCCGGGCCCCGCGTGACATCGGGCGCCGGGGTGTTTCGCCATACCCCGACGGCCCGGAGGGGACAACCCGGCTATTCTCCGAGTTTGTAACGCACGAAGCGCCGCACCTGGATATTTTCGCCGATCTTCTGGATATGGGCGGCGACATGGTCCCGCACGCTCACGGCGGGGTCTTTCACGAACGGCTGCTCCAGCAGGCAGGCCTCGGCGTAGTACTTGCCGATCCGCCCCTCCACGATCTTGTCCAGCACGTTATCGGGCTTGCCGGTGGACCGGGCCTGTTCCCGGTAGATCTCCCGTTCCTTGGCCAGCACGTCCTCGGTCACCTCGTCCTTGGAGACGAAGCGCGGGTCGCTGGCGGCGATGTGCATGGCGATATCCCTCACCAGGGACTGGAAATCGGGATTGCGCGCGACGAAATCGGTCTCGCAGTTCACCTCGACCATGACTCCGATCTTGCCGTTGTGGACATAGGAACCGATCAGGCCTTCCTTGGTCTCACGCCCCGACTTTTTGGCCAGGGAGGCCAGCCCCCGCTTGCGCAGGATGGTGACCGCCTCCTCGATATCCCCGTTCGCCTCCTGCAGCGCATTCTTGCACTCCATGAAGCCGACACCCGTTTTTTCCCTGAGTTCCTTCACCTGATCCGCGGAAATAGCCATGAGATTCCTCCTAAGATTCCTGTTCCGGCATTGTATGGTCGACGGAGATGCGCTGGCGCCGGCCGTCCCCCCGCGCCGATGCTTCTGTCCCGGTCTTCCCGGAACGGAGACAAGGATTGAATGGAAACAGGCCGCGTCCCGGGCCGTTCCTTCGCGGGAGCCGGAGATCGGGCTTCCCGAAGGCCGGGAAGCCCGTATTCAAAAGCCGGTTATTCCGGACGCCCGCCTTCGGGCCCGGCCGGAGGGACAGGCTCTTCCGCCGCGGCCGGAGCGGCCGGGGTTTCAGACGGAGCGGCCTGGACTTCAGACGGAGGGGCCTGGATTTCGGACGGAGAGGCCTCGATTCCCGCCTCGGAGGAGGGGACCTCCGCGGCCGCCGCCCCGGAGTCCGCCCCGGTTTCCGCCTTTTTCGCCCTGGGCTTGCGCTGGAGGGTCTTGCGCACCGTGGTTTTGGGCTTGGCGGAGGATTCCGCCCCTTCAGCCGCCGCCGGCGCGCCCGCGGCCTCTCCCCCTTCGGC
It encodes:
- the tsf gene encoding translation elongation factor Ts — translated: MAISADQVKELREKTGVGFMECKNALQEANGDIEEAVTILRKRGLASLAKKSGRETKEGLIGSYVHNGKIGVMVEVNCETDFVARNPDFQSLVRDIAMHIAASDPRFVSKDEVTEDVLAKEREIYREQARSTGKPDNVLDKIVEGRIGKYYAEACLLEQPFVKDPAVSVRDHVAAHIQKIGENIQVRRFVRYKLGE